The genome window ATGCACTCGAGGCCTATCAGGAATTAAAAGCTAGGAAGTGATCAACGCAATGTGTCCAAAAGTACAATTATTTTTTGCAGTAATGATTCTATTCTTGTGTTCAGTAACTCCAGTGCTTGCACAATCAACCTGCCAATATGGGCAAGTCCCTGGTGAATATCTTTTTAAATTACGCGACGCTAATCTAAATTTGCGCTCGACCAGCAGTTTAAACCGCAAAGCTAAAAATGTAGTAAAAAAATTAGGGTTTAAAAAATTACTTAAATCCTATCCACGCTTCCCCGGATTATATTTATCAAAAAGTGACCGCCCACTCTCCAATGCAAGAAAGCGCAGTGTCTTAACTCAAGGAGAGCTTGAATATATTGAACCTAACTGCTACCGCAAAGCTTCTCTTACTCCTAACGATCTTAGTTCAACACTCTGGGGCTTAAATCAAGCAAGCAACGTCGATGTGGATGCGCTAGAAGCTTGGGACTATACGACTGGTAGTAATAGTGTAATTGTCGGAGTTCTAGACACTGGAATTTACTATACTCATCCCGATTTAGCGGCAAATGTTTGGACGAATCCGCTTGAAACATCAAACGGCGCTGACGATGATGGGAATGGCTACATCGACGATATCCACGGAGTTAATACAATCACTGGCAGCGGAAACCCGCTCGATGACGATGCTTCGTCGAGCCATGGCACGCATGTTTCGGGAACAATCGGAGCAGTGGGCAATAATGGCACTGGGCTTGTTGGCGTCAATTGGAATGTTACGCTACTTGGTCTTAAGTTTATCAGTGGCACAACGGGCACGGGATCGATAGCTGATGAAATTCAAGCTATTCAATATGTAATTGATCTAAAAACACGTGGTGAAAACATTGTCGCAGTTAATGCATCTTTCGGTTCCACTGATTTCTCATCAACCGAACGAGATGCAATCGCAGCGCTTGGTTCACTAGGGATTATGTTTATCGCTGCCGCCGGTAACGAAGCAAACAATAATGACCTGATCCCAACTTACCCGGCCGGGTATGATCTTTCAAATATAATTTCAGTTGCAGCAATCGATCAAAATGGCAATCGCGCTAGCTTTTCAAACTATGGCGCCACTTCAGTAGACATTGCTGCGCCAGGTGTAGATATTCGCAGCACTCGCCGCGGGACGAGTTATCAGTATCTAAGCGGCACATCAATGGCCACACCATTTGTAACAGGTGCAGTCGCTTTGCTGAAGGCATATGATTCATCTCTTAGCATCAGTGAAATCCGTGACGCCATACTGGAGAATTATAAACCACTCAGCTCACTCAGCGGACTCGTAGCAAGCCCAGGCATACTTGACCTCGACCATGCACTTGAATCGATTTCTTGCCCGGGTATTGGCGACGATGGAATCAATGCGCCGAACAGACCTGGTGGTGACTCGGATGGAGATGGCGTCATCGACAGTGAAGAGCTAACTGAAGGATCAAACCCAAGCGACCGTGGTAGCTATGCCCCAGATCTAAAAAGCCCAGTATTTACTCCCTGGAACGGCTTTTTAGGCATGACAAATATCTTAGAAATAACCAATCCCTCAAACGTCTCGACAACAGCTTCAGTATCACTATATCGCCAAGATGGGACATTTTGTTCGCGCGTTAACTTCAATCTGTCCGCCCATGGACAACAAGATGTAATTTTAAATGACATGCGTGGATTTCGAGCAGATAATTATGGACTGGCAAAAATAGTGTTTAGCGGTAGCGCTGAAGCACGAGCAATGATTTATCGCACAGAAAATTGGGCTAGCGGCGCCTACGATTTCGTCTTCACCACACCTTTTACCAATTCCATCTATGGACCAACAACAGTAAGTTTCAATACCTACCAGCCTAGTTTTTTCGCAGGTGACCAATCAAATCTAGTTACCAACTGGCTCACAGTGATTAATTTATCTACTGATTCGAAAAATTTTACTGTGAACTATTATTTACAGAATGGCACACTCTTGCTAACAGAGAATATTGCACTTAGCGCCAAGGGTCGTCAGGATATTCAAGGTGGCCATGTAAACCCTGGTGCAAATAATGTTGGGCTGATTGAAATCGTCCCAACCGATAATGACGCGCCTTATCTTGCTCAACTCACACGCTATGGTTACGGATCTGACGGCGCATCTTATGTTTTCGCGCATCCATTACAGGCGCGATCAGGCACTGGAGAAGCATTGATTGTTCCCATTTCCTCAACTTTAAATGCTCAGAACTGGCTTGAACTCATCAACACAGCGGGAACTTCACAGAACGTAGATCTTGATTTGCGTGACAATCTTGGAAGTTCTCTTTTTAGTGGGCCAGTGAATCTCCCCGCACGTGGGCAAGTGCATATCAATATGAACGATTTCTTAGGAACTGAACGCACTGGCTCGGCAATGATTAGCCCTACTTTGACTAACTCAGTCATTAGTCAAAGTATGTATTATTTCCGTGACAGCTCAGGTCGAATCATCTCGATGTATGGCAGTCCTGCCAGGCAATCATTTTTCGACGAAACTTCCGGCTCATATAATCTCTTCCTCACTGAAGCAAATTGGCTCAAATTAACCAATACAACTCTTTCCAGTGTTTCTGCTGATGTCGAAGTATTTTTACCGACAGGCGGAAGCACTTTGAGAAATCTCACGTTACCGGCACGCAGTTCAACCGATCTCGGTCTGCACGAAAGTTCTTTTGGAACTGCCTTAAATACTTATGGCTTAGTAAAAGTGACAACTGCCTTGCCAGGTTCTGTATACGGAGAAATTCTCCGGGTGCGATCCAGTGCAATTCCCGGCGAGCCCGATTTTATTGTCTCAACAACAGTGCGATAAGGTTTTATCCTCCCGTACTTCCTGACCAATCACATTCAGTCGTTACTCCCATGCCACCAGGGGTATCTGGTTGAACAGTTAATAGACCATTCGATGAGTCAAAATAGTAGCAGTGATAGCGCCCACTTACGGCCGAGAATGCTGCAGATCCCTTAGCATGCACAGAATTTCCGAAAAAAACTTGAAATTGAGTAGCTGCAGGAGAATATGAACTTAGAATAACGTCATCATTCCGTGTTAACCCTGCATTCTGAAGAGTTGTATCTGCATGGTCAGAACTAAGTTGTGCGTAACGGTGATTATCTACATAGTATGTTTCTTGTGCACTAATCAAATTCCTCATATTACTCACTGCCACTGCGTTTCTTGCACGTATGCGGTACTTTTCAACTTCTGGAAATGCAATTGCACTGAGAATGCCCATACAAGCTACACAAACAAGTAGCTCGATCAGAGTAAATCCTTTGTGATTAATATTTCGGTTCATCGTTTGATATCGTCAACAGACATACTTATCTTGAGTAGAATCAGTATATTACAAGATTCTCTTAGGCGGGGGTTACATTATGTCACTAGAGTTTCCATGTTCGAACGACTATTCGATCTGCATTTTTCTGACACCTAACAATTTAATTTTGCATCAAAACAATATAAATTAATCGCATCTTGCTCTTTTTAATCAATTAGATCGGTAAAGCTCTTTGAATCAATTCTCAAAGCTTGGCATAAGCTTTAAGAATTGATGAAAGGTAATTAAGGTTTTTAAAGGTTTTAGTTTCTTTCCTACTTTCTTCCCTGCGGATCCACTTCGCGTCAGACTTCAAATTTCCTCGTCAATGAGTTCTCAAGCTCGGAAAAGCGAGATTTGAAGCCTGGCGCGAGCTAGGACACAACAAAGGAAGAAAAAATGTCTAGCCAACACGAAGAGCCACTACGGCCAGAAATGGCGCTGACGATTAGTTGCGAAGGCAACGAATCAAACTGCTACCATTTCACGATCATCATGCGTAGCCCAGTATGGGGACACCCGGTGATCATGACTGAAACTCACAGACCGATACACGGGGAACCACTTGGTGACTACATACTACGAGAAGTCACTAAGTTTATCCTGGAAAAAGATGTGGATTTCGAGATCAACTTCAAAGGACAGCTAGATGGTCGTGCCGCGGTTGCCGCAGCGCTAGCATTGAAGATCGTTGAAGTATACGGAACTCGGCTTTCCAAACTCTACATCGCTCCTGCATTGGTCTGGCAAAGGAAAGAAGATGCATGAACTTCGTGGCCCTGTCGTAGCGATACCTCAGGGCCAAAGGTTCTTAAATTACCTTTTCAATTCTCTTATTCAATTGTTATTTACGGGCCAATTCCTTAACCATTGAACTAATCTGCTTTCTAAATTCAGTATCAGTTTCATGTTTCAGCGCTTCAGACAAAATGACTTTTGCAGTTTCTCGATCTTCAAGTTTATAGAGCTTAGTGTATGCAAAGAATCGCGTAAGGCGATCCGGGTGACCACTGAGTTTTTGCAACTCAGTAAGCTTTGGTTCCCAATTTTGCTTTTGAAGTGTTCGCGAGATTTCAAAATCGAGAGTCGTTGCTTGTTTATTTCCCGAAGTTGAAATTAACAAAATCTCTAAGATCTGCTGTGCTGGTTTTGTTGCTAGCCAGGCATCAATCAATTCCGAATTTGCTTTACTGGGGGTTTCAAGCAGCCGTGCAAGATCGACAAGTTGTTTTGCGTTTAAGATTTTTGCATCCTGCTGAACAAATTTTAAAACCTCATATGCGCCAGGATGCTCAAAAGCAATTGATTCTAGTGACTTGACGATCGCTAAGGAGCGAAGTTGCACACTGGGGTGCGAAAAAAGCTTGCCGATATTTTCTGCTTTAAGTGGGTCGGCTGGGGGAATGCCGGCAAGTAAAAAGAGCTGATCATTTACCTTAAGCTCTTTCCAGTCACTAATTTGCCATGTCCGTGCCCAGGCAATAAAGGGGTCATTCACACTCAAATTTGGGTGCGATAGAATCACCGTTAATACTCGGCGAGCCTGTGCGGGATCTTGCGAGAAGACTTGTGCAATTGAGCGCAAACGAGTCTCTGTATTCTCAGAAATATATTGCACGAGCGGATCAGCATCCCCGATACCATATGCCGTCAACTTTGCCAGTGTTTGCACTTCACGATCTCCACAAGTCAACTGCGGATTCGAGCGTGCAAGCTCCTGAAAGGCTGGGCCCAGCGGGGGCGGTAATGCAATTAAAACTTCTGCAGGAATTTTTGCCAAAATTGGTTGGACATTATTACCTGCTGCAACAGTTAACGCTAAAACAATCGCCGGATGCACACGGTCCAGCGCCGGCACATCTCGCGGCGTTTTATTGCCAAGTAATCCACTTAAGGCAAGTGTTAAGGCAAAACGACGATCGGAGGACTGTAGTGTTTGCTCCCAGCGTTCATCAAAAGCAATCCGGATAATTGACTTCTCTACACCCTTAGGAACTTCTTGTCCTTCGAGCACAGAGTTAATAATTAAATTCTCAGCATAATTATGTAGCGCTGCATCCGAGAGGGCGACTTCGGCAACAGTAGCGGCCATTGAAGGGCGCTTGCTGGACCAAAGATTCTGCAAGTCTTGTGCAGTAATCTCAGAAAAATTACTTCCACTACGTGACCACATAATCGCAGCGCAAATTGCAGCAACAACCAAGACAGGGATTAAGATTGCTTTCGAGCTAAGGCGTTGCTTGGCTTGCACTGCGCTGGGAGTCGCCGCTTGTTCTTTTTGCCAAACTGGCTCTTGCTCATTAACGCGATCATCGAAATTTAATTCTTTAACTCTTCCGCGCTGTTCGCTGCCAGCTTCTGGCTCGTCTTTAATTTTCGAACGCACCGACTTTTGTTCCGGGACTACTACTGGTTCTGGAGTAACGGCATCCTTCAAAGCAGAACTGGTTTTAAAAGAGCGCTTACCGTCACTGCAGGCATCGACAATACTTGCCAAGCTCGGTCGTCGCAGCGGATTAGGGTCGGCAACTGCACGTAAGACTTCGCGGATTGGCTTCATCGCTTGCGGGTCAGGCTCATCTTGAACATTCGCAAATAAATCCGACAAGACGCGACCAACACCGTAAATATCTGCGGATTCCTCTGCGTGCGCACCAGAAATAATTTCTGGCGCAAAGCCTTCATCGGCACTAATCGCAGCAGAACCAAGCTGCCTTGCGGCAGTTAAACAAAAGTAACCAATGCCAGGGTCGAGTAGGAAAATTTCATTATTTT of bacterium contains these proteins:
- a CDS encoding S8 family serine peptidase, with protein sequence MCPKVQLFFAVMILFLCSVTPVLAQSTCQYGQVPGEYLFKLRDANLNLRSTSSLNRKAKNVVKKLGFKKLLKSYPRFPGLYLSKSDRPLSNARKRSVLTQGELEYIEPNCYRKASLTPNDLSSTLWGLNQASNVDVDALEAWDYTTGSNSVIVGVLDTGIYYTHPDLAANVWTNPLETSNGADDDGNGYIDDIHGVNTITGSGNPLDDDASSSHGTHVSGTIGAVGNNGTGLVGVNWNVTLLGLKFISGTTGTGSIADEIQAIQYVIDLKTRGENIVAVNASFGSTDFSSTERDAIAALGSLGIMFIAAAGNEANNNDLIPTYPAGYDLSNIISVAAIDQNGNRASFSNYGATSVDIAAPGVDIRSTRRGTSYQYLSGTSMATPFVTGAVALLKAYDSSLSISEIRDAILENYKPLSSLSGLVASPGILDLDHALESISCPGIGDDGINAPNRPGGDSDGDGVIDSEELTEGSNPSDRGSYAPDLKSPVFTPWNGFLGMTNILEITNPSNVSTTASVSLYRQDGTFCSRVNFNLSAHGQQDVILNDMRGFRADNYGLAKIVFSGSAEARAMIYRTENWASGAYDFVFTTPFTNSIYGPTTVSFNTYQPSFFAGDQSNLVTNWLTVINLSTDSKNFTVNYYLQNGTLLLTENIALSAKGRQDIQGGHVNPGANNVGLIEIVPTDNDAPYLAQLTRYGYGSDGASYVFAHPLQARSGTGEALIVPISSTLNAQNWLELINTAGTSQNVDLDLRDNLGSSLFSGPVNLPARGQVHINMNDFLGTERTGSAMISPTLTNSVISQSMYYFRDSSGRIISMYGSPARQSFFDETSGSYNLFLTEANWLKLTNTTLSSVSADVEVFLPTGGSTLRNLTLPARSSTDLGLHESSFGTALNTYGLVKVTTALPGSVYGEILRVRSSAIPGEPDFIVSTTVR
- a CDS encoding prepilin-type N-terminal cleavage/methylation domain-containing protein, with the translated sequence MNRNINHKGFTLIELLVCVACMGILSAIAFPEVEKYRIRARNAVAVSNMRNLISAQETYYVDNHRYAQLSSDHADTTLQNAGLTRNDDVILSSYSPAATQFQVFFGNSVHAKGSAAFSAVSGRYHCYYFDSSNGLLTVQPDTPGGMGVTTECDWSGSTGG